AATTAGTCAAACTTCATCAAATTTTAATTTTTCATAACAAGTTTTTATGATATTAACATGATCAGTATGAATCGGATCAAAACTACCACCAAATAAAGCGATTTTTTTACTCATTATTGCACCTAAATTATTTAAATATTCTGATTTTGTTTTTCTTTTTTAAGAATTTCATCAATTTCTTCATCAATTATACTGATTTCAACTTCAATTGGCTGTTTATCAATATTATTTGAATTTTTTTGATTTTTTTTAGAGTTTTTCTTTTTTCTTGTTTTAAATTTATAACGTAAAAAAGAAATTATAAAAATTATTAAAGCTAAACCAGCAATTGTTCCAAGAATTGTAGCAATGATTCAAAAAGGAATAGCTATTCCAAAAACTTCAATTGGTTTAAAATTTTTTATATACATTTAATAAAAATTGTTTCTATCTGATAATTTTTTTTGGCTTTATTGCTAATGATCTTTTATGTTTACTAATTTTATGTAAATAATCAATACGTTTTTTTAATTTAGGATCATTATTTTGCTTTAATAAATAGCTATCAATTAAATCATAACTAAACCCAATTTCACCTTCATCAGTTTGTCCTTCTCACAATCCTGCTGTTGGTTTTCTATTAATTATAATTTCTGGAACATTTAAAATTTGTGCAGCTTTTTTAACTTCAGATTTTAATAAATGAATAATAGGAACAACATCAACTCCGCCATCACCATACTTAGTAAAATAACCTATATGTCATTCATCTAAATTATCAGTTCCTAAAACTAAATATCTTTTAGTTTGAGCAATTGTGTATAAAGTTGTCATTCTCAATCTAGCTTTAGCATTTGAAATAGCTAATAAACTTGGTTTTTCATCTAAATTAGAAAAACTATTTTTAAATGCATCAAAACTAGCTTCTAAGTTAACTTCAATATTTTTTAACTGATTAGTTTTAATAAGTTCATTAGCACAATCATAATCTAGTTGTGAAGAATAAATTGGCATTCATACAGTTAAATAGTTATCTGGAAAGGCTAGTTTTGCTAGATTTGCAACAACTGCTGAATCAATTCCTCCACTAATTCCAACAACAACACCATCACATTTAGCTTTTTTTACAGTTTGTTGAATAAATTCAACCAAATAATCTAAATATTGTTTTAAATTAGTTTGCATATTAATCTGTTCACTCCAATTCATAATCAAAAACTTTTACAAAATCACCTTTTTTAATACCTTTTTTAACTAATGTTTCATAAACACCGGTTTCTTTTAATTTTTCATTAAACATTAACAAGTTATCTTCAGTTCATATTGGGAATTTTTGATAAATTTTAAAAATGGTTTCTCCAGCAATTTCTCAACGATTATTACCTTTGTTATAAACTTGAATATCTTCTTTTTGTTCTTCAAATTTATAAATTGCTATTTCATCTTGATCATTATTTTTATCTAATTCTCATAAAGGTTGTTTTTTTGCAACTTTTAATTCTTCATAAATCATAAATAATAATTGATCTATATTTTCTTTTTTTAAACCTGAAATTTGTACAACTTTTTTATCTTTAAAATAATTAATTATTTTTTCATCTAATAAATTTAGTTGAGCTTCATCTAAATCCATTTTATTTAAGACAATAACTTCAGGTCTTTTTTCTAAATTAAGATTATAAGCCTTTAGTTCATCTCTAATTAATTCATAATTTTTTATAATATCTTCTGAACCAAAATTTCCAGAAGCATCAATTATATGACAAATTACTAAACATCTTTCAATATGTTTTAAAAATTGATGACCAAGACCTTTTCCTAAACTAGCTCCTTGAATTAATCCAGGTAAATCAGCTACTATAAAAGTATCATTATTTTTAGTTCTAGCAACTCCAAGTTGTGGAGTAATTGTTGTAAATGGATAATCAGCAACAACAGGTTTAGAATTTGAAATTGCTCTTAATAAAGTTGATTTTCCAGCATTTGGTAAACCAACAAATCCAACATCAGCTAATACTTTTAATTCAGCTCTAATTTCAAATTCTTGACCTAATTCTCCGGCTTCAAAAATAGTTGGGGCTTTGTTTCTTGAATTTGCAAATCTTGCATTTCCTTTTCCACCCTTACCACCTTTAGCAATTAAAACTAGTTTATTATTTTCATTAATATCAGCTAATATAGTATTAGTTTTTTTATCATATAAAATAGTTCCTACAGGCACTTTAATGATTTTATCTTCACCTTTAGCACCGTGCATATTTTTAATATCACCTTTAAAACCATCTTGAGCACTATATTTTTTTTGCAATTTTAGATCTAATAGTGAGTGTTTACCTTCATCTCCTAAAAAATAAACAGATCCACCATCACCACCATCTCCACCATTAGGACCACCATTAGGAACAAATAAAGCATGTAAAAAACTAACAGCTCCATCTCCACCTTTACCTGCTTTAATAATTAAATCAGCAGAATCAACAAATTTCATATAGCACCTACTTTATATTTCTTGTTTATAATATTTTAATATTATAAAATTCATTTTTAAAAATATCTCTTTAATTGCATTGATTAGTTAAAGTATTTCAACACTCGTCACATAAAAAAGTTGGAATATTTTTTTTATAATTATTTTCTTCTAATTTATCTCAAATAACAATTTGTTCATTTACAAGTTGTTCAACTTCTTTTTCACTTAGTTTTTTAGTTTGTTTTTTTATTAAAGATCCAATTGGAATTGGAGATTGATTAGTTACAAAACTAATCTCATAACTATCACATAAAGAACAAGTGATATTAAAAAACTTAACCATAAAAAAATTATAGTCTTTAAAATACTTATAGTTTTTAGGATCAAAATTAATATTATTCATTTTCAAATACACCTGTTTTTTTAATTTCATCAATGATTTTATCTACTTTTTTATTATCAAATTCTATTAACTTGTTTAATTTTTTTAAATCAAATTCTAAATCATTTAACTGATAAGATAACTTAATAACAGCTATTATAGTTTCACTTGATTTTAGTATTTCAACATATGGAAAACTATAAATAAAATATGAGAATAATATTTGTTTACAAGTTTGATTTAAAAAAATGTCTTTTTGATCAATACAATCTAAAATATTTTGTTCAATTTGATAATAAGTATTAAAAATTTCATTTGTATTTAATAAAATCGGATTAATTTTAAAACTAGTATTTTTATTTTTAACAACATCAAAATTTCAATCTATTTGTTGATCAGCTAAACTAATTAATAATAAAGCTTTATTTTCATAAACATTTTCTAAATTTAATAAATAATTTATAATATCATCTATTATTAATCTAATGTTTATATTTATTAAATTTTTAATTGCAATAATTTGATCTAATTGATTTTTAGAATTTAATAAATTTTTAATTTCTAAAACACTATAAGTTTTATTTAAATTAGTAGCTTGTTTTTCTTTAATTTCTTTTAAAAACTTATATAAAGATTTTTCAAAATCATTTGGAATATAACTTATTTCTAGTTCTTGATTAATTAGTTTTAAAGCTTGGTCAAATTTATTATTATCAATTAGATCTCTAATTTGATCTAGTGTTTGTTCATAGTAGTTTTTCATGATGGTTCTCTTTAAAATAAAAAATCGTGCTTTGCACGATTTTAGTTTTCTAGATGGTGCCCACGAGAAGGCTCGAACTTCCGACCTCACGCTTAGAAGGCGCGTGCTCTATCCTACTGAGCTACATGGGCAATAACAATCATATATAAATTTATCATATTTATATATGAAAAGAAACAATCTTAATTAATTTTTAAAATTTTCTAATTTGTGAATAATTAATAAAGTCTGACTATAGTCATCTTTATTTTTTACATGTTTAAAATTTGATAAAAGTTTAGATATTTTATAAGTAATTTCATTAATAGTTTTTTTATCATATAAAGCTTTTTTTCTTTTATATGGACCAAATGTAATAATAAAATATTTAACAATTAATTCTCAAGAATAGTTATATCTTCTAGCAGTTGAAGGAACTAAAGCTAAAATTAAAGAAATAATTTTTAACATATTAACAAATTGATTATTAGTTTTTAAAACTTCTATTCTAAACTCTTTTTTAATAATTTCTTTTAAAACATCTTGATTAAATTTTAAATCTTCTAAACTAATTGAATTATATTGTTTTTTATAAATATTATGATCATTTAATTTGTATAAATGTAAAGTATCAACTAAAGCTAATTTTTTTCTTTGAATTAAAAAATCAGCTAAATAATTACTATCAACTTTTAAAATATCAATTAAATTAATATAGTTTGTAGATAATAAAACTGCATCTAAAAAATCAATAATACGATCTTTATCACATACAAATTTAGAATAATCTTTTAATGATGAAATATGATGTCCAATTTGAATTGGATTATAGTCTTTAATTAAAAATGGTAGTAAAAATCTATCACTATCATCATAATTTTTATTTAATGGATCAATTTTATTAGTTAAATAAATAGTTGAAGTTTGATTTGAAGTTTTATTAATTAAAAACAAGTTTATATAATTATAAAAACTATCAAATATTTCTTCACCATCACTTAAAGCTCATACTGATTTAATACGGTCTTTTAAAAACAAAGCAGTATATTTTGCTAATTGAAAAACTAATTTATATTTTTTTTCAACAGAAAAACTAGTTCAATTTTCTTGTTTAAAGTTTAATAAAAAAGTGTTTCACTCTTCATCATATTCTAAAATATCAATATGTGATTTAAAGTAATTTAATTCATTTGATGATAATGGTCGTCCTGATTTTAAAGCATTTAAGATATTTTGTTTAGTATAGATTTTTTTAATATTATTAAACATTTGTGCTTCATTTGTAATATCTATAACTAACATAGTTAAAAATAAAGGATAAACTAGAGAATGATAAACTATCTTATCATTATTTCTTGCTAAAAAGTTTGTATCAAAACGATGCATTTTAGATAATTCAATTAATAATAAAGTTAAAAAATCACTATTGTAGTTATTATTATTAGTTAGGATTAAATTATCTGCAATATATCTAATTGAAATATTTTCAATAATAAAAGAAATTTCTTCCAGTTCATTTTTAGTTAATTTTGAACTATAAACTGAGGTTTTTGAATTATTATAATTTAAATATTCAAAAAATCTTGAATAATTATTTGTAATATATTTACAAATTTCACTAATAGATGAATCATCAATATTTATTAAAGGTTTATCTTTTAAAATTTGATATTGAAACAATCCATAATGAGTGATTTCAAAAATTTCATTAATCTTTTTTTTCAATAATTCATCAACTTTTTTAAATCTATCTGTTTTTATTTTCTTAACCATATCATGAAAATAAACTCAATATATAGATTCTTGTACTGGCATAATTACACCTACTTTATAAATAAGAATTTAATCTTATTGCATCAATCCTGCTTCATATAAGTTTCTAAAATGACCAGGTTGTTTTTTTAATTCATCAAATGTTCCAGATTGAACTATTCCAGTTCCATTAGCTCCTAAAACATAAATATGATCAACATTTTTAATTGTTGTTAGTCTATGAGCAATTGTAATACACATTCTACCTTTAATCAATTCATCTAATTTATCTTGAATTTCTTTTTCAACAACATTATCTAATGCACTTGTTGCTTCATCTAAAATAACAACATCAGGATCTTTTAAAAAGACTCTAGCAATAACTAGTCTTTGTTTTTGACCACCAGATAAAATAAATCCTCTTTGTCCTAAAACAGTATTATATTGATCTGGTAAAGACATAATAAAATCATGTAGTTCAGCTTTTTTGCATGCTTCAATTACTTGTTCATCTGTTGCATCAAATTTAGAGTATTTAATATTATCTAAAAAAGTACCATATAAAATTTGTGGTTCTTGTTCAACATAACCAATGTGATCTAAATAAGCTGGTAAATTAATTCTATTTAAATTATATTCATTATTAATTAAAATTTTTCCACCAGTTGGAGCATAAAATCTTAATAAAAGTTTTGCTATAGTAGTTTTACCACTACCAGTTTGACCAACAAAAGCATAACTTTTGCCTTTTTCAAAAGTTAAATAAGTTGGTGGAATAACAATTCTTTCAGGTTTTTTTGGATATGAAAAGCTAATATTATCAAAAACAATACTATCAATTTTATCAATCTTATAACCTTTTAAATTAGAATGGATCATTGGTTTTGGATCTGTAAGTTCACTAATTCTATTAGCAGCATTAGAAGCAGCAGTTGCTGATCTTAAACTTGGTAATAAAATAGCAATTCCACCAATTAAAGTTGATAATAATGGAAAAATTAAAGCAATTTCAGCACCTAAATTATTACTTGATTGATTATTAGTTAAATATTGAACTGCAATAATTATAAAAATAATTGGAATTAATAATTGAATAACAAAAGTTAAAGAAGTATTTAATAAAGCTGATGAATAAGTAAATTTAGTTAAACCATCTTCATAATTTTGATTTTTTTGTTCTAATCTTTTGATTTCAAATTCTTCAGTACCACTTGCTTTAATTAATGAAATGTTATTAATTCTATCTGTCATATCAGCATCAGTTTCTCTTTTAACATCAAATGCTAATATTAGCTTTCTTCTCATATCTATAAAAAAACCAATACAAAATAAATTTGCAACTAATAAATAAATTAATGCTAAAGTTGCTATCATAACTAAATTTTGAGAATACATAATTATGATTGCTGTAATTGAACCAGATAAAGCATAAATTAAATTAGTTAAAAACTGTTGTACTCCTAAAGCTAAAAATTGAGTATCTCCAACTAATCTAGTTAAAATGTTTCCAGAAACATGATCAAAATAAAAGTCAACATCTTGATCAGTTAAAGCTTTTAAAATTTTAAGTCTTTGCATTACTTCAATTTGAGCAGAATATAAAGATACTGTAAAGTTTGTAAAATATTCACAAATAATAATAATTAATAAATTAATACCAATCACATATAATCAACCAGTTGAATTTAATTCCATTCAATTAAATAATCATTGTGTATTATTTTCTACTAATGTATTTATTACTTTTGATGAAAATAAAGGAAGCATTGCAGAAAAAATAGCATCTAGAGATGTAAAAAATACAACACCAAAAAACAGTAAAGGATTTTGCTTAGCTATTTCAACATTCATTCTAATAAAAAGACCAAATTTTTTAAAAGTAAATTTACCTGTATTATCAAAGCTTCACTTTTTTTTGATTTTTGTATAAACTTTTTTTACTTTTGACATATTTTCACCTCCCTTTTAAGCATCATATTTAGAAAATCCAGCTTCATATAAATCCTTAAATTCACCTGGTTTTTTAACTAATTCTTTAAAAGTACCAATTTGAATAATTCCTTTTTTTGGAGCTAAAACAATAATTTGATCAACATTTCTAATTGTTGAAAGTCTGTGAGCAATTGTAATACTTGTTCTTCCTTGCATTAATTCTTCTAATTTTGCCTGAATTTCTTTTTCAACAACATTATCTAATGCGCTTGTTGCTTCATCTAAAATTAAAATATCAGGATTTTTTAAAAACATTCTTGCAATTACTAGTCTTTGTTTTTGACCACCAGATAAAATAAATCCGCGTTCTCCTAAAATTGTATTGTATTGATCTGGTCAAGTCATAACTAAATCATGTAATTCAGCTTTTTTACAAGCTAAAATAATTTCTTCATCAGTAGCACTTGGTTTTACATATCTTAAATTATCAAAAACTGTTCCTAATAAAACTGATGGGTCTTGTTCAACATATCCAATATGATTTAAATAACTTGGTAAAAACACATCTTTAATGTTTATATTGTCATTAATTAGTACTTCTCCAGAAGTGGGATCATAAAATCTTAATAATAATTTTGAAATAGTTGACTTTCCAGCTCCAGTTTGTCCAACAAAAGCATAACTTTTACCTTTTTCTAAAACTAAATTAAAGTTAGGTAAAATAACATTTTCAGGTTTGTCTGGATAAGAAAAATTAACGTTTTTAAATACTAGGTTTCCTTCAATTTTATGTATTCTAATACCTTTTTTATCTAATGAATGATTATTAATAAGTTGAGTTGCATCAGTAATTTCATCAATTCTTTGAGCTGAAGTACTTGCTTGTACCATACCAATAATTGCTCTTAATAATTGCATAATTGGACCTATTAACATTCCAGCACAAATTAACATAGGTCCTAAAATAGTTTTTAATGTAGTAATATCATTTTTATATAATCACAAAGCAATTAGTGTCATTAAAATTTGTACTGTATTAATAGCAAAAAATAAAATACTAATCATTACAGCCTGAAAATAACTGATTTGTTTATATTTTTTATAATAAATATCATGAATTTGAACAAATCTAGTTTTTTCATATTCTTCTGTACCATTAGCTTTAATTAATTTAATTGTATTAATTCTATCAGTAACATCACCATTAATATCAGTAATTATTTTTCTTAAATTAAATACAAGTTTTCTCATTGGTAAAAAAGATAATCCAAATAAAATACCAAACATTAAAAATAATGAAATAAAAAATAAACCAATATATAAACTAGTTGTAATAAATAAAGTAATTAAAGTAAACACCATTGTAAAAAAAGCAGTAAAAATAATATTCGGTATAACAGAAGCTTGCATACCAATAATTTGTGTATCAGAAACTACTTTAGTTAAAATTTCACCTGTTTTTTTATTTGAATAATAATGAATATCAGTTGTGATTAGCTTTCTTGTTAATTCATTTCTTAAACTAATTTCAATTTTTTTACCTAATTCGTTTCCAAATAAGTTAGCAATATAAGTTAAAACTGCAGTAATTACTAAAATAACAATTCATATTGCTAAAATTACTTTTCAACTAAGTCCTCAAGAACTAGAAAAAATTTGGTGAGTTTTTTCAAATTCAACAGCAAATTGTAATTGTTGCATTAATAAAGGATTTAACGCAGCAAAAAAAGCAGAAAAAATCGCAGTAATCAATAATCCGATAGCTCATTTTTTATTAATTTTCATATGTTTTCAAATAACATTAATAAAACTTTTTCTACCGCGATTAAAAGATTTTCTATCTGCTTTTATTTCTTCATCAGTCATTGGTTTATAAAAATGATCGAAATTATTTTTAACTTTCATTCTTATTCTCCTTATAGTAAAATCATTATTAATTATAACATTTAGGTATTTAAAAAGAAAAAGAGACCAAGTTATAGTCTCTAGTGCTATTTAAAAAATCTTTAATCTTTTTTTACTAGTTTAATTTTTATTATTTTATTAATTTTTAGATAAATGAGAAAACTACTTTTTTAATTGCAAATATAAAATATCTAAAATTTTTTAAATAAAAAATACAATGATTTTAATAAATTAGTTTAAATATAAAATTCTGCTTGCAAAAATTTCATTTCTAATATTTGCTAAATCATTATTTGAAGTAAATGATTGAATTCTTCCTTCAATCCCAACAACTGCTTGATCGTGTAATAAAAACTCATCATCAACAGCATTTGATCAAGCTTTGATATTAATATAATCAAGTGAGTCTACTTCTTTTGATTTATATGGTTTTGGAACTTTTACAATAAACTTATAAAGCTTTTTTTCACCATCTTTTGAAGTATAAGCAACAGTGGCATCTCCTTCTAATTGACCAATAATGTTTACTAAATTCATCTGTTTTCTCCTTTTGTTTTCTCATTATGGTATTAGATAAAAATTTTTAAAAGTAACTCATTTTTATAAAATTTTTAATAAAAAATAAAATTTTAGATAAATAGTCTAATCAAAAATTAACTTATTTTTAAAAATATAAAATATAAATAGTGATAAAAATTATGAAAACTAAATGAATTCAACCACTTATTGCTTTATTTTTTATAGTTTTATTAAGTATTTTAACTATATTTTTAAAATCAACTAGTTTAAGATTATCTTTAATTATTGGTTTTATATTAGGTTATGTAATTAGTAGATCTAGTTTTGATTTTTCATTAGGAATTAAACAAGTTTATTTATATAAAAACACTAGTTTAACAAAAGCTTTTATACTTTTACTAGCTTTAAGTATGATAATAGTTTTTATATTAAAAATAATTTTTGATTTTTATAATATTAATTTAATTTCAAATATTAGTAATACAAATGATATTAGTATATTAACTTTGATTGGTAGTTTTATTATTGGATTTTGTATAATAATTACAAGTAATTGTGCTTCAGGTATATTAGTTGATTTAGCTAAAGGAAAATTAAAAGGTTTAATTGGTGTGATCTTTTTTATAATAGGATCAGTAATTGGATATATTAGTTTAAAGTTATTTTCTAAAACTAATTTATTTATAAAAACTAGTAGTAAAGTTTTTTTAGCAAATAATATTTATTATTTAACAATACTTATTTGTAGTTTATTAATACTTTTTATTTTTTATTTAATAATTAAAAAATATGAAAATAAATATTTAAAACAAGATTTTAATTTAAAAATAAATAATAATTTAAATGATCAATTAATTAATAATTCATCAAAAAAATTATTTAGTTATAAGAATTATTATAGATTATTTATAAAAAATTGATCTTTTATGATTAGTAGTGTTTTAATAAGTATTTGTGCAACACTAATTTTAGTTATAAACAACAAAACTTGAGGAGTTTCAAAACCCTTTTTAACATTTTTTGTTTATTTATGTAGTATTTTAAAGATTAATTTATCAAATGTTATGTTTGATGAGTTTATAAAAATTACTAATAATGGGTTATTAAATGATAGTTCTACACTTATAAATATCAGTTTATTTATAGGTTGTTTAGTTTGTTTTTTATTAGCAAATAAATTTAAATTTGAACTAAAAATTAATAAAAAGGAATTTTTCTGTTTTATAATTGGTGGATTTTTATTAGGATTTGGAGCAAGTTTAGCAAATGGATGTAGTGTTGGAGCGATGTATTCAAAAATTAGTACATTTGATTTATCTGGATGAGTGTTTTTAATTGGTATGATTATTGGAATATTTATTGGAATTAAAATTTTTATTAAAAAACAAAATAATATAATTCAAATTAATAGGAGGTAGTTATGAGCAAAAAATATGTAATAATTGGAGCTGGATTAACTGGTACACTTTTAGCTTTAGAAATTAGAAAGCGTGATAAAAAAGCTCAAATTTATGTTTATGATAAAGGTTGATTGAGCTTTTTAGATCGTTCAAACTCAGATTATTTTGATTATTTAGTTAAAGAAGCTAAAAATACAGATAACCTGATGTTATATAATCCAGAACATTTTAAAGAAAAATACAATATTAACATACAACTTGGAATAGACATTCATCAAATAAAAGATAAAAAGCAAAAGGTTCTATTAAAAAGAGCACAACAAAACCTTCAAGCGTTTGAAGAAAGTTATGATTATTTAATAATATGTAAAGAATTAAAATCTAATTTTGACTTACTATCTGTAGCGTTAAACTCAAAAAAAGGATTACATAATACTTATATAGTAGAAAATGAAGAAAAAATTAAAATACTAAGTGATTTTTTTACTAAAAATAATATAAAAGATATAGTAGTTGTACCAGGCAATTTATTAGGTTTAAAAGTTGTAAAAGAACTAAAATCAACAAATAAAAACATTACTTTAGTTCAAATAGGATATCAAATTTTAAATGCATTAGATTATGATATGGTTCAAATGTTAAATAAAGATTTGATTGATAATAATGTTGAACTAATTTTAAAAGATGCTGTATCTGAATTTTATGAAAACAAAGTAAAATTATTAATTAGTGATAAAGAAATTAAAGCACAAGCTATAGTTTATACAGATAAATCCTTAGCTATTCTTGATAGCTTAACTGGTGAAGAAAATAATTTATTCACATATTATAACAATAGTCAAAATAATGAAACAAAAAAACTTCCAATATATAATGATAAACAAATTAGAGTTGATAAAAACTATAAAACTAATTTAAAAAATGTTTATGCTATTGGAAATTGTATTAAACTACCTGATTGTATGATTAATACAGAAAAAACTGAATTACAAGTTGATACTATTAAAAAACAAATAAATAACTTATTAAATCATATTTTTAAAAAACAAATAAAACCAAATAAAATTATTACTCAAACTTCATATTTTAAACTTTTTGATTTTAATGTTTGTTATACAGGATTAAGCAAAAGTGAATGTAAGTCTTTAAAAATTAATTACAAAACAGCTCATGTAATTCCAACAAATAATAGTGATGATGTTTTAAAACAACAACCAATTCATTTTCAATTAATTTTTGAAAATAAGACTAAAAAGATTCTTGGTGCTCAAGTTATTAGTAAAGTTAATGTTAAATCTAAAGTAGATGTAATTACAAAAATGATTAATAATAATGCTACTTTAGATAATTTAAAAAAATATTGTAAAGAAAATAAATTAGAAAATGATGTTGTTGGAATTGTAACTAAAGTTGCTTTAAATGTTTCAGATAATAAATTTAATCAAATCGATCATACTTGAGTTAGAGATTTAGTAGAAAGTAATCAATTTATTTTAGATGTGAGATCTAAAGAAGCTTATAATAAAGCTCATATTATAAATGCTATAAACATTCCTTTAGATGAATTAAAACAAAGATATAATGAAATACCAAATAATAGACCAGTTTATATTCATTGTAGAACTAGTAGAAGTAGTTATAAAGCAATAAAACTATTAGAAGAACTAGGTTTTAATAATCTTATAAATATTCAAGGTTCATTTTTACAACTAAGTTATTTTGAGTATTTTAATGATAAAATAACAAACAGAAAAAAGATTTTAACAGATTATAATTTTGAATAAAAAAGCAAAGATTCTAGTTTAACTAGTTTCTTTGCTTATTTTTTTAATTGGTTTATAAGATTTTCTATGAATATCTAGAATACCATATTTTTGTATAGCTAATAAATGATGTTTTGTACAATAACCTTTATGAGATTTAAACCCATAATTTGGATAAATTTGATCATATTCATCTAATATTTTATCTCTTGTAACTTTTGCTAAAATACTACTACAAGCAATAGAAAAACTCTTATCATCACCTTTAATGACTGATAAAGTTTTAATATTTTCTAAATTTATATTTTGATTACCATCAATTAAACCAAGATCTGGAGTGATTTTTAAATTACTAATTGTTGTTTTAAAACCTAATAAACTAGCTTGTAAAGGATTAAGTTCATCAACTTGTTTACTTGAAATTACTATAATTTGATAATCTAAACAATTTTTTATAATTTCATCATATAATAGCTGTCTAGTTTTTGGATTTAATTTTTTAGAATCTTTTATTAAAGGGTTAAAATAATCAGGTTTTAATATCACACTAGCAACAACTAAAGGACC
This genomic window from Mycoplasma mycoides subsp. capri contains:
- a CDS encoding FAD-dependent oxidoreductase; the encoded protein is MSKKYVIIGAGLTGTLLALEIRKRDKKAQIYVYDKGWLSFLDRSNSDYFDYLVKEAKNTDNLMLYNPEHFKEKYNINIQLGIDIHQIKDKKQKVLLKRAQQNLQAFEESYDYLIICKELKSNFDLLSVALNSKKGLHNTYIVENEEKIKILSDFFTKNNIKDIVVVPGNLLGLKVVKELKSTNKNITLVQIGYQILNALDYDMVQMLNKDLIDNNVELILKDAVSEFYENKVKLLISDKEIKAQAIVYTDKSLAILDSLTGEENNLFTYYNNSQNNETKKLPIYNDKQIRVDKNYKTNLKNVYAIGNCIKLPDCMINTEKTELQVDTIKKQINNLLNHIFKKQIKPNKIITQTSYFKLFDFNVCYTGLSKSECKSLKINYKTAHVIPTNNSDDVLKQQPIHFQLIFENKTKKILGAQVISKVNVKSKVDVITKMINNNATLDNLKKYCKENKLENDVVGIVTKVALNVSDNKFNQIDHTWVRDLVESNQFILDVRSKEAYNKAHIINAINIPLDELKQRYNEIPNNRPVYIHCRTSRSSYKAIKLLEELGFNNLINIQGSFLQLSYFEYFNDKITNRKKILTDYNFE
- a CDS encoding ribonuclease HII, which translates into the protein MIDRKLFDDQIKLDHNITYLSGSDEAGRGCLAGPLVVASVILKPDYFNPLIKDSKKLNPKTRQLLYDEIIKNCLDYQIIVISSKQVDELNPLQASLLGFKTTISNLKITPDLGLIDGNQNINLENIKTLSVIKGDDKSFSIACSSILAKVTRDKILDEYDQIYPNYGFKSHKGYCTKHHLLAIQKYGILDIHRKSYKPIKKISKETS
- a CDS encoding YeeE/YedE family protein gives rise to the protein MKTKWIQPLIALFFIVLLSILTIFLKSTSLRLSLIIGFILGYVISRSSFDFSLGIKQVYLYKNTSLTKAFILLLALSMIIVFILKIIFDFYNINLISNISNTNDISILTLIGSFIIGFCIIITSNCASGILVDLAKGKLKGLIGVIFFIIGSVIGYISLKLFSKTNLFIKTSSKVFLANNIYYLTILICSLLILFIFYLIIKKYENKYLKQDFNLKINNNLNDQLINNSSKKLFSYKNYYRLFIKNWSFMISSVLISICATLILVINNKTWGVSKPFLTFFVYLCSILKINLSNVMFDEFIKITNNGLLNDSSTLINISLFIGCLVCFLLANKFKFELKINKKEFFCFIIGGFLLGFGASLANGCSVGAMYSKISTFDLSGWVFLIGMIIGIFIGIKIFIKKQNNIIQINRR